From Acidimicrobiia bacterium, the proteins below share one genomic window:
- a CDS encoding 5'-3' exonuclease H3TH domain-containing protein — translation MVRDTIDGTQPMLLAVDGNSLAHRAYHAYKQRIGEWFKSEQGDPLWAVYGFWALLVGICNKVQPDRILLGFDDPGFNRRKTIHPDYKGQRPPKPADLVSQLEAIQQLGRDLGLHVVMLDGWEADDVVGSASTQAKTHGWRSIVATSDRDAYQLVDTNTRLLRLGSGLANATFMDPDTITKETGVTPSRYVEYAALRGDVSDNLPGVDGIGPKTASKVVNHLSVFDAVKHPEIVSEILTVKQTKLFKKQTGRVELNLDLMQIHTSLDCQLENTSPTKTGNEIVEVFNRWELPTLASRGAETFSTTQPTHYRNNDLAYYDSF, via the coding sequence ATGGTACGTGACACGATTGATGGGACACAACCAATGCTTCTAGCGGTTGATGGTAACTCTTTAGCCCACCGGGCATACCACGCCTATAAACAACGGATTGGGGAATGGTTTAAATCTGAACAAGGAGACCCGTTGTGGGCTGTCTATGGGTTTTGGGCGTTACTTGTAGGGATTTGTAACAAAGTACAACCCGACCGGATTTTGTTAGGTTTCGACGATCCTGGTTTTAACCGTCGTAAAACCATCCACCCAGACTATAAAGGACAACGACCCCCCAAACCGGCAGATCTTGTTTCACAACTAGAAGCGATCCAACAGTTAGGACGTGACCTTGGATTGCATGTTGTGATGCTGGACGGTTGGGAAGCTGACGATGTGGTTGGTTCAGCAAGCACACAAGCCAAAACACATGGCTGGCGTAGCATTGTCGCTACTTCCGATCGGGACGCCTACCAACTGGTAGATACCAACACCCGGTTACTCCGGTTAGGGTCCGGTTTAGCTAACGCCACGTTCATGGACCCTGACACCATCACAAAAGAAACAGGGGTAACCCCGTCCCGCTATGTCGAATACGCTGCGTTACGAGGAGACGTGTCCGACAACCTGCCAGGAGTAGACGGGATCGGCCCAAAAACCGCTTCGAAAGTAGTAAACCATCTCTCAGTGTTCGACGCTGTGAAACACCCCGAAATAGTATCCGAAATATTAACAGTTAAACAAACAAAACTGTTCAAGAAACAAACCGGACGTGTAGAGCTCAACCTTGACTTGATGCAAATCCACACCAGCCTCGACTGTCAGCTAGAAAACACGTCACCCACTAAAACCGGTAACGAAATAGTTGAAGTGTTTAACCGTTGGGAACTACCCACCCTTGCAAGCCGTGGAGCAGAAACATTCTCCACCACCCAACCTACACACTACCGGAACAACGATTTAGCATACTACGACTCGTTCTAA
- the recA gene encoding recombinase RecA — MDKEKALAAAMTQIEKQHGKGAVMKMGDKTSMHIESVPTGSIALDIALGVGGLPRGRVTEIFGPESSGKSTLAMHVVAEAQKLGGVCAYIDAEHAMDPVYAAKIGVDIDELLISQPDSGEQALEIADMLVRSGAIDVVVVDSVAALTPKVEIEGEMGQSHVGLQARLMSQALRKLTANLNKTQTVCIFINQLREKIGVMFGNPETTPGGRALKFYSSVRIDIRRVEAIKDGVEIVGNRTRTKIVKNKVAPPFRQAEFDIMYGLGISKEGSLLDVGVDLGIINKAGSWYTYQGEQLGQGRENAKLFLQDNPTVLNEIAAQVTAATRPTAPLAAESDIELPQTG, encoded by the coding sequence ATGGATAAAGAAAAAGCATTAGCTGCAGCGATGACCCAAATCGAAAAACAACACGGCAAAGGTGCCGTAATGAAAATGGGAGACAAAACATCGATGCACATCGAATCTGTTCCCACCGGGTCAATAGCGCTAGACATAGCCTTAGGTGTAGGCGGGTTGCCACGTGGACGGGTAACCGAAATTTTCGGTCCAGAATCCTCTGGAAAATCAACGTTAGCTATGCATGTTGTTGCCGAAGCCCAAAAACTAGGCGGGGTATGTGCCTACATTGACGCAGAGCACGCTATGGACCCCGTATACGCCGCTAAAATCGGGGTAGATATCGACGAGTTGTTAATCTCACAACCCGACTCTGGGGAACAAGCCCTAGAAATAGCGGACATGCTGGTACGTTCCGGCGCTATAGACGTTGTAGTAGTCGACTCGGTCGCAGCGCTCACCCCGAAAGTAGAAATCGAAGGCGAAATGGGGCAATCCCATGTCGGGCTACAAGCCCGGCTAATGTCCCAAGCGTTACGCAAACTCACCGCTAACCTCAACAAAACCCAAACCGTCTGTATCTTTATCAACCAGTTACGCGAAAAAATTGGGGTCATGTTCGGCAACCCAGAAACAACGCCTGGCGGCCGGGCACTCAAATTTTATTCGTCAGTACGTATCGACATTCGACGAGTAGAAGCCATCAAAGATGGGGTAGAGATCGTCGGGAACCGTACCCGAACCAAAATCGTGAAAAACAAAGTAGCGCCACCGTTCAGACAAGCCGAGTTTGACATCATGTACGGTCTAGGTATCAGCAAAGAAGGCTCGTTGCTTGATGTTGGGGTAGATTTAGGTATCATCAACAAAGCCGGTTCCTGGTACACCTATCAAGGGGAACAACTCGGCCAAGGCCGCGAAAACGCTAAACTGTTTTTACAAGACAACCCCACAGTGTTAAACGAAATAGCAGCACAAGTCACAGCAGCAACACGACCCACAGCCCCTCTAGCGGCTGAGAGTGACATAGAGTTACCCCAAACCGGCTAA
- a CDS encoding type I restriction endonuclease: MTVKSKEIHFEDDVVSGLVNHGWKLGAASNIDLKTGLDTNELLDFIETTQPDAWNQLTTNFGSDPQKTGSEFIKRLTSEIDRRGTIDVLRKGIQGWGQRFVLCYPKPSSTKNPVLTDLYQANRLVVTRQQRYTSDQKNTLDVVLWVNGLPVVTVELKNLLTGQSVEDAKQQYRENRDPKNLFLSKRAVAHFAVDPHLVFMTTRLKGRETTFLPFNQGYDGHKGNPPSTTGHRSSYLWEQVWERHAFLDLIHRFIHTEIGDDGKPTGTIIFPRYHQWDAVRAAETHAYTHGVGHKYLFQHSAGSGKSNTIAWTAHRLSVLHDELDNPVFEKVIVITDRRVLDDQLSKTVAQFDHTPGVVRRIDDATSSKSKKLSEALATTTARIIICTLQTFSFVDKHLGVGQKNYAVIVDEAHSSQTGAAASDLKSVLGKKSEEARLTQAEKQEAGEPLSGEDKLVEVLAARGNQKNLSFFAFTATPKAKTVALFGTPGSDGKPQPFHTYPMRQAIEEGFILDVLKQYTTFEVYWRVKQTSDNDPEVEKHKASSAIGKTIQLHPHNLGMRAKVIVDHYRQHVRNEIGGHAKAMVVTSSRLHAVRMKQAIDRYLSDHHISDTKALVAFSGVVVDPDDPSNSFTEAAMNKHPESETAARFKGDLPFNPNDYQVMIVAEKYQTGFDVPLLLAMYVDKKLEGVNAVQTLARLNRIHPGKPTPFVLDFRNTATSIADSFRPWFDTTIVEPVDANTLYTYQNDLYSHQVFNNTEVDHYWDVFYQTAVNEHKTNAALYKALETPLTRFVALNKTSQEQFRSDADTFIRAYGFLTQIATWTDQDLEKLYVFIKSFVTNLPRPDGDGALDLGSEVELTHLRIEKQGDFDVSLITNNDEVDPLIVYPGNGATSTTDPELDRLSVIINRLNEKFGMNLSLTDVLLFEQFKRDWENDPEIQAAAKANSFESFMVVFTKKFMNIVLTRMDTNADIFKAILDEETFAKDLESSYGKDVYETLTNKN, encoded by the coding sequence ATGACCGTAAAATCTAAAGAAATCCATTTCGAAGACGACGTTGTTTCAGGGCTAGTTAACCACGGCTGGAAACTTGGGGCAGCTTCCAACATCGACCTGAAAACCGGTTTAGATACCAACGAACTACTCGATTTTATAGAAACCACCCAACCCGACGCTTGGAACCAACTAACAACCAACTTTGGTAGCGACCCCCAAAAAACAGGGTCCGAGTTTATTAAACGACTCACATCCGAAATTGACAGGCGTGGCACTATAGATGTGTTACGTAAAGGTATCCAAGGTTGGGGGCAACGGTTCGTGTTGTGTTACCCGAAACCATCCTCCACAAAAAACCCGGTATTAACTGACCTGTATCAAGCAAACCGGTTGGTTGTAACCCGCCAGCAACGCTACACATCAGACCAGAAAAACACGTTAGATGTGGTGCTATGGGTAAACGGGTTACCAGTAGTAACTGTTGAACTGAAAAACCTGTTGACCGGTCAAAGTGTTGAAGATGCTAAACAACAATACCGGGAAAACCGTGACCCTAAAAACTTGTTTCTCTCGAAACGAGCGGTAGCCCACTTCGCTGTTGACCCGCATCTAGTGTTTATGACAACACGTCTCAAAGGCCGTGAAACAACATTTTTACCATTCAACCAAGGCTATGACGGGCACAAAGGCAACCCGCCATCCACAACAGGTCACCGAAGCTCCTATTTGTGGGAACAGGTTTGGGAACGACACGCGTTCTTAGACCTTATCCACCGGTTTATACACACCGAAATCGGTGATGACGGGAAACCAACCGGCACCATAATATTTCCCCGTTACCACCAATGGGACGCTGTACGGGCCGCTGAAACCCATGCTTATACACATGGCGTGGGCCACAAATATTTGTTTCAACATTCTGCTGGTTCAGGGAAATCAAACACGATCGCTTGGACCGCTCACCGTTTATCGGTGTTACACGACGAGCTCGACAACCCGGTGTTTGAAAAAGTGATTGTGATCACCGACCGGCGGGTGTTAGATGACCAGCTGTCAAAAACGGTTGCCCAGTTTGATCATACCCCTGGAGTAGTTCGCAGGATCGATGATGCTACATCGTCGAAATCAAAAAAACTTTCAGAAGCGTTAGCAACAACCACGGCCCGAATCATTATTTGTACTTTACAAACGTTTTCGTTTGTAGATAAACACCTTGGGGTAGGCCAAAAAAACTATGCGGTGATTGTTGATGAGGCACACTCCTCACAAACCGGTGCCGCTGCGTCCGATTTGAAAAGTGTGTTAGGTAAAAAATCGGAAGAAGCCCGTTTAACACAAGCCGAAAAACAAGAAGCTGGGGAACCCCTGTCGGGTGAAGATAAACTTGTTGAAGTTTTAGCAGCTCGGGGCAACCAAAAAAACCTGTCGTTTTTTGCTTTCACAGCTACACCCAAAGCTAAAACTGTGGCCCTGTTCGGTACCCCCGGCTCGGACGGTAAACCCCAGCCGTTTCACACCTATCCGATGCGTCAAGCAATAGAAGAAGGTTTCATTCTTGACGTGTTAAAACAATACACAACATTCGAGGTGTATTGGCGGGTGAAACAAACCAGTGATAACGACCCTGAAGTTGAAAAACACAAAGCGTCCAGCGCTATAGGTAAAACAATCCAACTCCACCCCCACAACCTGGGGATGCGTGCCAAAGTAATCGTTGACCATTACCGTCAACATGTACGCAACGAAATCGGTGGCCACGCCAAAGCAATGGTAGTGACCTCATCACGTTTACATGCTGTGCGCATGAAACAAGCAATCGACCGGTACCTGTCTGACCATCACATATCCGACACTAAAGCACTAGTAGCCTTCTCAGGGGTTGTGGTAGACCCTGACGACCCATCCAACAGTTTCACTGAAGCTGCGATGAACAAACATCCAGAATCAGAAACCGCTGCCCGGTTCAAAGGCGACCTGCCTTTTAACCCCAACGACTATCAAGTAATGATCGTCGCAGAAAAATATCAGACCGGGTTTGATGTGCCACTGCTACTTGCTATGTATGTCGATAAAAAACTAGAAGGTGTTAACGCTGTACAAACCCTGGCCCGGCTAAACCGGATCCACCCCGGCAAACCAACCCCGTTCGTACTAGATTTTCGTAACACCGCCACCTCCATCGCGGATTCGTTCCGCCCCTGGTTCGATACCACCATTGTAGAACCTGTTGATGCTAACACCCTTTACACCTACCAAAACGACTTGTATTCCCACCAGGTGTTCAACAACACAGAAGTAGACCACTACTGGGACGTGTTTTACCAAACAGCGGTAAATGAACACAAAACCAATGCTGCTCTCTACAAAGCGTTAGAAACACCACTCACCCGGTTCGTAGCACTCAACAAAACCAGCCAAGAACAGTTCCGCTCCGACGCTGACACGTTTATCCGGGCCTACGGGTTCCTCACCCAGATAGCTACCTGGACCGACCAAGACCTAGAAAAGCTTTACGTTTTTATAAAATCGTTCGTAACAAACCTGCCCCGCCCCGACGGGGACGGAGCGTTAGACCTCGGATCCGAAGTAGAACTAACCCATCTCCGTATCGAAAAACAAGGCGATTTTGATGTGTCACTCATCACCAACAACGATGAAGTTGACCCTCTGATCGTTTACCCAGGAAACGGGGCGACCAGCACCACCGACCCCGAACTAGACCGTCTTTCCGTGATCATAAACCGTTTGAACGAAAAGTTCGGGATGAACCTGTCCCTAACAGATGTGCTCCTTTTTGAACAGTTCAAAAGAGACTGGGAAAACGACCCTGAGATACAAGCCGCTGCTAAAGCAAACAGCTTCGAAAGTTTCATGGTTGTTTTCACCAAAAAATTTATGAACATAGTCCTCACACGGATGGACACCAACGCCGATATTTTTAAAGCGATCCTAGATGAAGAAACATTCGCGAAAGACCTGGAAAGTTCTTACGGCAAAGACGTCTATGAAACGTTAACCAACAAAAACTAG
- a CDS encoding DUF4214 domain-containing protein: MNPNLRKTLAGITAAAAIFAAPITTMGTAYADEPDPDPIECEESPPEEPCDDEGTGDEGTGDEGTGDEGTGDEGTGDEGTGDEGTGDEGTGDEGTGDEGTGDEGTGDEGTGDEGTGDEGTGDEGTGDEGTGDEGTGDEGTGDEGTGDEGTGDEGTGDEGTGDEGTGDEGTGDEGTGDEGTGDEGTGDEGTGDEGTGDEGTGDEGTGDEGTGDEGTGDEGTGDDDSVEEDTTETQATPIEKALQKWVSAPQTAAENTPTGFLTRLYLGLFSRVGDQAGMAYWQNQNLTPQETVQGFLSSMEGRAALGELSTAELLTFLYNNVLARQADTAGYNYWLAAINQGNMSRQSVIAFFINSAELHNLLTK, encoded by the coding sequence ATGAACCCAAACCTCCGCAAAACACTCGCGGGTATAACCGCCGCCGCTGCGATCTTTGCAGCACCCATCACAACGATGGGAACAGCCTACGCTGATGAACCAGACCCGGACCCCATCGAGTGCGAGGAATCACCACCAGAGGAACCCTGCGACGATGAAGGTACCGGCGACGAGGGTACTGGCGACGAGGGTACTGGCGACGAAGGTACTGGCGACGAAGGTACCGGTGACGAAGGTACCGGTGACGAAGGTACTGGCGATGAGGGTACTGGCGATGAGGGTACTGGCGACGAGGGTACTGGCGACGAGGGTACTGGCGACGAGGGTACTGGCGATGAAGGTACCGGCGATGAGGGTACTGGCGATGAAGGTACCGGTGATGAAGGTACCGGTGACGAGGGTACCGGTGACGAGGGTACCGGTGACGAGGGTACCGGTGACGAGGGTACTGGCGATGAAGGTACTGGCGATGAAGGTACTGGCGATGAAGGTACTGGCGATGAAGGTACCGGTGACGAAGGTACCGGTGACGAAGGTACCGGTGACGAAGGTACCGGTGACGAAGGTACCGGTGACGAGGGTACTGGCGACGAGGGTACCGGTGACGAGGGTACCGGTGACGAAGGTACCGGTGACGAAGGTACCGGCGATGAAGGTACTGGCGACGACGATAGTGTAGAAGAGGACACTACTGAAACCCAGGCAACTCCTATCGAAAAAGCCCTACAAAAATGGGTTAGCGCCCCACAAACCGCTGCGGAAAACACCCCAACAGGGTTCTTGACCAGGCTCTACCTAGGACTATTTTCCAGGGTAGGAGACCAAGCAGGTATGGCATACTGGCAAAACCAGAACCTTACCCCCCAAGAAACTGTCCAAGGGTTCCTCAGCTCCATGGAAGGACGTGCTGCCCTGGGAGAACTCTCCACAGCGGAACTACTCACCTTCCTATACAACAACGTTCTAGCCCGTCAAGCAGACACGGCAGGCTACAACTACTGGCTAGCAGCTATTAACCAAGGCAACATGAGTCGTCAAAGCGTCATTGCTTTCTTCATCAACTCCGCCGAACTACACAACCTGCTAACCAAATAA
- a CDS encoding DNA adenine methylase, with amino-acid sequence MFVDLFGGGGSVALLVAEQRLAQRVLLVEKDPEVAAVWHTIIYGDFERFACEIERFKLSVNTVDTVLGSDPGDRFGLAFRTIIKNRVNYGGVLAPGAGRIGSGENGRGLSSRWYPDTLAKRVREIGSYRDRVCFLETDAFEVLPALNDVADVLFFVDPPYSVGGKKAGRRLYRYHELDHDELFLRLGGCRGDFLMTYDNSVEVKQLVQRHGLVWREVVMRGNRNVRDRELLIGRKLGWVV; translated from the coding sequence GTGTTTGTTGATTTGTTTGGTGGTGGGGGGTCTGTAGCGTTGTTAGTAGCAGAGCAACGTCTCGCTCAACGTGTATTGTTGGTGGAGAAAGACCCTGAAGTGGCAGCGGTGTGGCACACAATTATTTATGGGGATTTTGAACGGTTTGCTTGTGAGATTGAACGGTTCAAGCTGAGTGTTAACACTGTTGATACGGTGTTAGGTTCAGATCCTGGGGATAGGTTTGGGTTGGCGTTTCGTACGATTATCAAAAACCGGGTTAACTATGGTGGGGTGTTAGCTCCTGGCGCTGGTCGGATTGGTTCGGGTGAGAACGGTAGGGGTTTATCTTCTCGTTGGTATCCCGATACTTTAGCGAAACGGGTTCGTGAGATTGGCAGTTACCGGGATCGGGTCTGTTTTTTAGAAACTGACGCTTTTGAAGTGCTGCCAGCGTTAAACGATGTGGCGGATGTGTTGTTTTTTGTTGATCCTCCGTACAGTGTCGGCGGGAAAAAAGCTGGTAGGCGACTGTACCGGTATCACGAGTTAGACCATGACGAGTTGTTTTTACGTCTCGGTGGTTGCCGGGGAGATTTTTTGATGACATATGACAACAGTGTGGAGGTGAAACAACTTGTGCAACGTCACGGTTTGGTGTGGCGGGAGGTTGTTATGCGTGGTAATCGTAATGTTAGAGACCGTGAGTTGTTGATTGGGCGAAAGTTGGGTTGGGTGGTCTAG
- a CDS encoding restriction endonuclease subunit S: MLSDLGDTLPFGRVVKRRRVTNQPDLEPLSVFLDVGVVPRASRDDNHNRLGSDLSKYLVVEPGDIVFNKLRTWQGGFGFSKYHGIVSPAYFVCQCASSFEPRYLHYLFRSTPYLAELTRISKFMPPSQFDISWEDLKQVPIQQKPLAEQRLVADYLDVETGRIDKLISTKQQLIELLEERQQVLITGTVLGETNYRGSATRNLNMNFSTRGGCAFDRGWWRGQPPNGWATARLKDLVKLTNGWAFDSGRFGDTGVPLIRIRDLGKADTETKYDGPVPQEVLVERGDLLVGMDGDFNSAVWKGPPAALNQRLCRLRAVGELDQRYLMYMIDLPLRHINLLTYATTVKHLSSVDLLDQRVPLPPRHEQQAIVDFLDTETARISEIVQKMRRQIGLLREHRQALITAAVTGELEIT; this comes from the coding sequence GTGCTTAGTGATTTAGGAGACACTTTACCATTCGGTCGTGTTGTGAAGCGTAGACGGGTTACAAACCAACCTGATCTTGAACCGTTGAGTGTCTTCTTAGATGTAGGCGTAGTTCCTAGAGCAAGCCGCGATGACAATCACAATCGCTTAGGTTCTGACCTGTCCAAATATCTGGTGGTAGAACCAGGCGACATTGTTTTTAATAAGCTGCGGACTTGGCAAGGCGGTTTTGGTTTCAGTAAATACCACGGGATTGTCAGCCCAGCATATTTTGTATGCCAGTGTGCATCTTCGTTTGAACCCCGCTATTTACATTATCTATTCAGAAGCACACCGTATCTAGCGGAGCTAACACGAATTTCGAAATTTATGCCTCCGTCCCAGTTCGACATTAGTTGGGAGGACCTGAAACAAGTCCCCATTCAGCAGAAACCATTAGCAGAGCAACGCCTGGTAGCGGATTATTTGGACGTAGAAACAGGACGTATTGACAAACTCATAAGCACGAAACAGCAGCTAATCGAACTGCTTGAAGAGCGGCAACAAGTTCTAATTACCGGCACAGTTTTAGGAGAGACCAACTACCGAGGTTCTGCAACTCGTAACCTAAACATGAACTTTTCTACTAGAGGTGGGTGCGCATTTGATCGGGGCTGGTGGCGAGGGCAACCCCCGAATGGTTGGGCAACTGCCCGGTTGAAAGATCTTGTAAAACTTACAAACGGATGGGCGTTCGACTCTGGACGCTTTGGTGACACTGGAGTCCCATTAATTCGGATTCGAGATCTTGGTAAAGCAGATACAGAGACGAAGTATGACGGGCCCGTGCCGCAGGAGGTCCTCGTTGAAAGGGGTGACCTGCTTGTCGGGATGGACGGTGATTTTAATTCAGCAGTCTGGAAGGGGCCACCCGCAGCACTGAACCAGCGCTTATGTAGACTTCGTGCCGTTGGTGAATTGGATCAACGCTACCTAATGTACATGATTGATCTGCCCCTTAGACACATCAACCTATTGACTTACGCTACAACCGTCAAACATCTCAGTTCGGTTGATCTTCTCGACCAGCGAGTTCCGCTCCCCCCACGTCACGAGCAGCAAGCAATTGTAGATTTTCTTGACACCGAAACTGCCCGCATAAGTGAAATAGTTCAAAAGATGCGACGTCAGATCGGTCTGTTACGAGAACATCGACAGGCGTTGATCACAGCAGCGGTGACGGGCGAGTTGGAGATCACATGA
- a CDS encoding DNA topoisomerase IV subunit B, translating to MGEDYTAQDLQVLEGLDAVRKRPGMYIGSTDSKGLTHCVWELVDNAVDEALAGFGDKIQVTLHADNSIEISDQGRGIPVDIEPTTGLSGVVLVLTRLHAGAKFGGAGYRISGGLHGVGLAVVNALAQRLDVTVTRDGKETKISFKHGEPGIYKNNKFVPTTKPVTKKAAATKKTGTTIRFWPDPKLFTPEAVINPETIGSRLQQTSYLIPGLTLILENRHTGQTPPTQTKFVSTGGLIDMVATQAGNTTLSKPIEISGDTTFKEIVPHTDPDTGETETVELERPLHINIALVWNNSYEPNIQGFVNVVATPKGGTHIQGFERGVTRGVQKSLTQLKLLKTGEETPTKDDIFEGLHAAVSVVLPEPQFEGQTKETLGTPQITNLVATLVEQFLIDWATKPKNQRQIKTSYQKIVTAARNRRDLRNKRDLLRRKTALQTASLPTKLKDCRDVGTPEAELLIVEGDSAMGTGLAARNSQHQALLPLRGKILNVLRSTEKAMLDNAECAAVISAIGAGVGTNFNLADLRYNKIIILCDADVDGSHIRSLLLTLFWKYLRPLIEHGHIYAAVPPLYRLQTQKTKENIYCFTDQDRTEKEQQLKTAGIKLSDNVQRFKGLGEMNADQLAETTLDPSTRMLRRITLKDAEKTAQLFEDLMGNNPKTRRDYISENSNLFDHKKLDI from the coding sequence ATGGGCGAAGATTACACGGCACAAGATTTACAGGTTTTAGAAGGTTTAGACGCTGTTCGTAAACGTCCTGGGATGTATATTGGTTCCACCGATTCTAAAGGGTTAACCCATTGTGTGTGGGAACTTGTTGATAACGCTGTTGATGAGGCGCTAGCTGGTTTTGGGGACAAAATCCAGGTAACGTTACATGCTGATAACTCTATTGAAATATCTGATCAGGGTCGTGGTATCCCGGTCGATATTGAACCTACAACAGGTCTGTCCGGGGTGGTACTTGTGTTAACCAGGTTGCATGCTGGCGCAAAATTTGGGGGTGCCGGCTACCGAATCTCTGGGGGGTTACATGGGGTAGGTTTAGCTGTTGTCAACGCTCTAGCACAACGGCTAGATGTTACCGTTACCCGAGATGGTAAAGAAACTAAAATCAGTTTCAAACACGGTGAACCTGGCATCTACAAAAACAACAAGTTTGTGCCGACCACCAAACCTGTCACCAAAAAAGCAGCGGCAACCAAAAAAACAGGGACTACTATCCGGTTTTGGCCTGACCCGAAACTATTCACCCCTGAGGCTGTTATAAACCCTGAAACTATCGGGTCCCGGTTACAACAAACCAGCTATCTGATACCAGGACTCACCCTTATCTTAGAAAACCGGCACACTGGTCAAACCCCACCAACACAAACCAAGTTTGTCTCTACCGGTGGTCTCATCGACATGGTTGCTACACAAGCTGGGAACACCACCCTATCAAAACCGATAGAGATCAGTGGTGATACCACATTCAAAGAAATAGTACCGCACACTGACCCTGACACTGGTGAAACAGAAACCGTTGAGCTAGAACGACCGTTACATATAAACATAGCGTTAGTTTGGAACAACAGCTATGAACCTAACATACAAGGCTTCGTGAACGTTGTAGCCACCCCCAAAGGCGGTACCCACATACAAGGCTTTGAACGGGGCGTGACCCGAGGAGTCCAGAAAAGTTTAACACAACTAAAATTGTTGAAAACAGGGGAAGAAACCCCAACCAAAGACGACATCTTTGAAGGGTTACACGCCGCTGTTAGTGTTGTGCTCCCAGAACCACAGTTCGAAGGCCAAACTAAAGAAACGCTTGGCACACCACAGATCACAAACCTGGTAGCAACTCTAGTAGAACAGTTCCTGATCGACTGGGCCACAAAACCAAAAAACCAGCGGCAAATAAAAACCAGCTACCAAAAAATTGTTACAGCGGCTCGAAACCGAAGAGACCTTCGTAACAAACGAGACCTACTCCGACGCAAAACAGCGTTACAAACAGCAAGTCTGCCCACCAAACTAAAAGACTGCCGGGATGTAGGCACCCCAGAAGCAGAACTTTTAATAGTAGAAGGTGACTCTGCAATGGGAACCGGGCTAGCAGCCAGAAACTCGCAACACCAAGCCCTCCTACCCTTACGAGGCAAAATTTTGAATGTTCTACGCTCCACCGAAAAAGCCATGCTAGACAACGCAGAATGTGCCGCTGTGATATCCGCAATCGGTGCCGGGGTAGGTACGAACTTCAACCTCGCAGACCTTCGTTACAACAAAATCATTATCCTCTGCGACGCTGACGTAGACGGATCCCACATACGTAGCCTTCTTTTAACACTGTTCTGGAAATATCTAAGACCCCTAATAGAACACGGGCACATCTACGCTGCGGTACCACCCCTATACAGACTACAAACCCAAAAAACTAAAGAAAACATTTACTGTTTCACAGACCAAGACCGCACAGAAAAAGAACAACAACTGAAAACCGCAGGCATAAAACTCTCAGACAACGTCCAACGTTTCAAAGGCCTTGGAGAGATGAACGCCGACCAGTTAGCAGAAACAACACTAGACCCCTCAACAAGGATGCTACGCCGCATAACTTTAAAAGACGCCGAAAAAACAGCGCAACTATTTGAAGACCTCATGGGCAACAACCCCAAAACCCGACGAGACTACATCTCCGAAAATTCTAACCTTTTTGACCACAAAAAACTAGATATTTAA